Genomic DNA from Bosea sp. (in: a-proteobacteria):
CCGGCCCGTCGAACACCACGGCGGCGCCCTCGAAGGCATTGGGATCGGCCGGGTTCTGCAAATAGCGTTCGCGGAACTCCGGCGTGATCACCGAGGTCTTCATGATGGCCGAATCGAACAGGTTGCCCTTCATGTTGAGGAAGCCGGCGCTCTCCTTCATCGGCGCGTCCACCGACTTGATCACCCGCTTGTCGCGCGTCTCCTTGCCCTTGCAGTTGGCGTGGAGCGTCCGGCCGTTGACCGTGATCGCCGTTTCGTTGATCAGCCCATGCTTGATCAACTCATTCACCACCGCCGGCACGCCACCTGCGTGATAGTATTCCTCGCCGAGATATTCGCCCGCCGGTTGCAGGTTGACCAGCAGCGGCACATGGTAGCCGTGCTTCTCCCAGTCATCATTGCTCAGTTCGACGCCGATATGGCGCGCGATGGCGTTGATGTGGATCGGCGCATTGGTCGAGCCGCCAATGGCCGAGTTGACCACGATCGCGTTCTCGAAGGCGGCGCGGGTCAGCACCATGGAGGGTGTCAGATCCTCCCAGACCATCTCTACAATGCGCCGGCCGGTCAGATAGGCCATCTCGTAGCGGTCGCGGTAGGGCGCGGGGATGGCCGCGCAGCCCGGCAGCGACAGGCCGAGCGCCTCGGCCAGGCTGTTCATGGTCGAGGCCGTGCCCATGGTGTTGCAATGACCTGCCGAAGGGGCGGAGGAGGCGATCAGCTCCACGAAGCCCGCATCGTCGAGCTCGCCGGCCGCGTGCATCTGCCGGGCCTTCCAAACGATGGTGCCCGAGCCCGTCCGCTCGCCATTGTGCCAGCCATTGAGCATCGGCCCGCCCGAGAGCACGATGGCCGGAATGTCGACGGTCGCAGCCGCCATGATCTGCGCCGGCGTGGTCTTGTCGCAGCCGGTGGTCAACACCACGGCATCGAGCGGATAGCCGTGCAGGATCTCGACGAGGCTGAGATATTGCAGGTTCCTGTCCAGCGCTGCGGTCGGACGCTTGCAGGTTTCCTGGATGGGATGGATCGGAAATTCGAGCGGGATGCCGCCCATCTCGCGGATGCCGTCGCGGATGCGCGGGGCCAGTTGCAGATGATGCCGGTTGCACGGCGCCACGTCGGAGCCGGTCTGCGCGATGCCGATGATCGGGCGGCCCGATTGCAGCTCCTTCTGCGACAGGCCGAAATTCATCATGCGCTCGATGTAGAGCGCCGTCATGTCGATGTTGGCCGGGTTGTCGAACCACGCCTTCGAGCGCAGCTCGGAGGGCTTGATGCGGACGGGTTCGTCGGTCATGGGGCGTTCCTCGAATGCTGTTCGTTCCTTCGCAAGCTAGTGATTTCTCCGCACGGCGAAAGGGGGCTCGTGGCATCCGCGGCGAAAACAAGCCTGCACGGCGCGCGGGGCCGCTTGCGGGCCATGCGGGGCCCGGCCGAAAGCGCAACGCATGCCCCTCTTGTTCAGACGGGGTGATTGCGCGCATACGATAGGCAAGCGGGCTGCCTTGACCCGCGCTTAAGCCGAGGACCGCTCCCCATGACCCTGCATCTCGTCGATTCCTTCGGCCGCATCGGAGAAGAGAACGCCTTCGCCGTGCTGGCCCGCGCCACCGAACTGCAGCGCCAGGGCAAGGACATCATCAATCTCGGCATCGGCCAGCCCGATTTTCCCACGCCGCCGCACATCGTCGAGGCCGCCATCAAGGCGCTGCGCGACGGCCATCACGGCTACACCCCGGCCACAGGGATCCTGCCCCTGCGCGAGGCGGTCGCCGCCTATGTGCATCGCTCGTCAGGCGCCCGGATCAGCCCCGAAAGCGTGTTGATCGTGCCGGGCGGCAAGATCACCATGCACATGGCGATCCTGATGTTCGGCGAGCCCGGCGCGGAAATCCTCTATCCGGACCCTGGCTTTCCCATCTACCGCTCGATGATCGAATTCACAGGCGCGACGCCGGTGCCCGTGCCGATCCGCGAGGAGGCGGGCTTCGCCTTCACCGCGGACGAGCTGCTCTCGCTGATCACGCCGAAGACGCGCCTCATCATCGTCAACTCGCCCGCCAACCCCACCGGCGGCGTCACGCCCAAGGCGGAGATCGACAGGCTCGTGGCAGGCCTCGCCCGCTGGCCGGATGTGGCGATCATGTCGGACGAGATCTATGACGCGCAGGTCTATGACGGCATGGCCCATGTCTCGCTCATGTCCTATCCCGAAATCCGGGACCGGCTGATCCTGCTCAATGGCTGGTCCAAGACCTATGCCATGACAGGCTGGCGCATGGGCTGGTCGGTCTGGCCCAGCCCGCTCTATGACGCGGCCCGCAAGCTGGCGGTGAACTCCTATTCCTGCGTCAATGCGGCCGCGCAGTGGGCCGGCCTTGCTGCGCTTGAAGGGCCGCAGGATGCGGTGCACGCCATGGCCGCCGAATTCGACCGCCGCCGCGGCGCGGTGGTCGCAGGCCTCAATGCCCTGCCCGGCGTGAGCTGCATCGCGCCAAAGGGCGCGTTCTATGCCTTCCCGAACATCGCGAAGACCGGCTGGAAGGCGAAGGCCCTTGCCTCCGCGCTGCTGGAGGATGCCGGCGTCGCCACGATCGGCGGCCCCGATTTCGGTGTCCACGGCGAAGGCTATATTCGCCTCAGCTACGCCAACTCGTTGCCGAACATCGAAAAGGCGCTGCAACGGATGGGCGACTTCCTGACACGGCGCAATGTGGTCTGAGGCATCGTGTCATTGCGAGCGCAGCGAGGCAATCCAGCCTTGACGCTCTGCACTCTGGATCGCTTCGCTTCGCTCGCGATGACGATCCTCACACGAACGTCACGTCCATGCCAGGCAGGTCGAGGCCGGAAAGGCTGGTGCGCCAGCGCTCGCCCGGCCGCACGGGGAAGGCGCGCGTCACCGTGCCCGTGGTCACCAGATCGCCGCTGCGCAGCGGCGCGGCATCCTGATCGGCCGCCAGAGTCACAACGAGGTGCCTCAGCGCCGAGACAGGCCCATCCAGCACGTTGCGGGCTTCGCCGGTGTCGACCACAGCGCCATCGCGGCCGAGCGCGATGGTGAAGCTGCGCAGACGCTCATGCCATGCGTCGCGATCGGCGGCGGCGACCGCGACCTGCGGCCCCACCAGCAGCCGCCCATGCAGCCCGAAGGCGGCGATGCAGTCGGCGGCCCTGAACACCCAGCCCGGATAGAGCGACTGCACGATCTCGAAGCCGTGCGCCACCCAGGCGATGCAGCCCATCAGGGCGCGCTCGTCCATGCCGGCCTCGGGCGGCGCGCCAAGCCCGAGCACGATCTCGGGTTCGATGCGCGGCTCCACCAGCAGGCCGAGCCCGTCATCGCTCACCATGCCCGCCACATGGCGCAGCGTCGTGTCATAGACCGCGCCGTGAATGGGCTGGTGAACCCCGTATTCGTCCCAGATCGTGCGGTTGGTGAAGCCGATCTTGCAGCCCACCACTGTCTCGCCCTGCGCCATGCGCCGCGCCGTCACCGCGCGCGAGACGCGGTAGGCCGCAGCCTCGTCGAAGCCCTCGACATGATCGGTCAGGGGCCTGATCTGGCTGCGCCGCGAGAGCGCCAGCAGGATGTCGTCGGCGAGGGCGGCGGCGATGGGCATGGCGGGCGGCCTCTGGCGTTGAAACGGTGGCTCAAATATGGAGCGCGCGCTTTTCCACGGCCAGCGCCGCTTCCTTCACCGCTTCCGAAAGCGTCGGGTGCGCGTGGCAGGTGCGCGCAAGATCCTCCGATGAGCCGCCGAACTCCATCAGCACGGCCACCTCGTGGATCAGGTCGCCAGCGCCCGCGCCGATGATGTGCGCGCCGAGCACGCGATCGGTCGCGGCATCGGCCAGCACCTTCACGAAGCCCTCGGTGGCGCGCATGGCGCGGGCCCGGCCATTGGCGGTGAAGGGGAACTTGCCGACCTTGTAGGCGGCGCCGGCGGCCTTGAGCTCATCCTCGGTCGCGCCGATCGTGGCCACTTCCGGCATGGTGTAGACCACGCCGGGAATGATGCCGTAATTCACATGGCCGGCCTTGCCGGCGAGGATCTCGGCCAGCGCGACGCCCTCATCCTCGGCCTTGTGCGCCAGCATCGGCCCCTTGATCACGTCGCCAATCGCGTAGATGCCCGCCACATTGGTCTCGTAATGGTCCCCGGTCACGACGCGCCCGCGCTCCATGGCGACGCCCACCGCCTCGAGGCCAAGCCCGTCCGTGTTCGGCCTCCGGCCCACCGCCACCAGCACGATGTCCGCCTCAATGATCTGCGCTTCGCCGCCGGCTGCGGGCTCCACCGTGACCTTGGCGCCCGATGGGCCGGCCTCGACCTTCGTCACCTTGGAGGACAGATGGAAGCTCATGCCCTGCTTGGCCAGGATGCGCTGAAACTGGCTGGCCACTTCCGTGTCCATGCCCGGCAGGATGCGGTCGAGATATTCGATGACCGTGATTTCCGCCCCCAGCCGCCCCCAGACGGAGCCGAGTTCGAGCCCGATCACGCCGGCGCCGATGATGAGCAGCCGCTTCGGCACGCCCGCCAGTTCCAGCGCGCCGGTCGAGGTCACGACCGTCTTCTCATCGATGGCGATGCCGGGCAGGCTGGCAGGCTCCGATCCCGTGGCTATCACGACGTTTTTCGCTTCGAGCACCTGGGCCGAGCCATCCCCGGCAGTGACCTGCACCCGGTTGAGCCCGTTCGCGCCGGACGCAAGGATGGTGCCGAGGCCATGGAAGGCTTCGACCTTGTTCTTCTTCAGCAGGAAGGCGACGCCGCCGACATTGGCGTCCACCGTCTCCTGCTTGTGCTTCATCATCGCGGGCAGGTCGAGCGTCGGCTTGCCGACCTTGATGCCGAGCGCCTCGAAGCCGTGGCCAGCCTCCTCAAACCGCTCGGAGGCGTGCAGCATCGCCTTGGAGGGGATGCAGCCGACATTGAGGCAGGCGCCGCCGTGGGTCTTGCGCTTCTCGACAACGGCCACTTTCAGCCCCAGCTGCGCCGCGCGGATGGCGCAGACATAGCCGCCGGGGCCGGTGCCGATGATGATCAGGTCGTAGGACATGGGGCACTAACCTTTTATACTGTCGTTACGATATACATCGAGATGTTCGGCGATTTTCGGATATTCGGTCATTGAACTGGTTTTGTATTCAGTCAATTTTTCTTCGCCATCGTCATGTGACGCTAGGAACAAAAAATAATTCCTATTTAAAAAATTGATAAAGTAAATATGTTCACCTGTAAGTTCATTCCGCGCCGACCGTTCCTGTAACGCGTCATCGACAAAGGATTTCGCGAACAGCCTAATATCGTCTTCATCTATCATATGTTCCGGACATGGAAATTTCCCATATTTTGATTTAACTGCGCGAATCAGACGTTGCTTAGCTCGTCCATTGGCATTCGCATTCTGTAAATTTCTGACGATGAACGACGCTTGGAATACATGGGCTCGAGACAACCCACGCAACGGACCCTTTTGCAGCAGTCTTGGTGGCTTTGCTCCCGTCTGCTTGCCGTCGGCGATACTTTTCATTACTGCCAGAACAGCTCCAACATCGAAATTTAAATGCTTCCCGTTAGCGCTTTCAGCTATTCTTGCTAAATGCGCAACCAGTTGTGTCCTCAAGAGCCGAGAAGCTGAAAATTTGCGATTATTGCGAAGAAGCATTGCATCAACGTAGTGAGCTTCCTCCGCCAAATCCTTATCGATTTCAATTGTTAACCTGCCAGATCTAGCTTCAATGCCCTTGGAGGCGAGCAACTTATCGAGCCTTGCCTTATCCATCACAGATCCATCACCAGCCGGGCCGGATCCTCGAGGCTTTCCTTCACACGCACGAGGAAGGTCACCGCCTCCTTGCCGTCGATGATGCGGTGATCGTAGCTCAATGCCAGATACATCATCGGGCGCGCCAC
This window encodes:
- a CDS encoding pyridoxal phosphate-dependent aminotransferase, yielding MTLHLVDSFGRIGEENAFAVLARATELQRQGKDIINLGIGQPDFPTPPHIVEAAIKALRDGHHGYTPATGILPLREAVAAYVHRSSGARISPESVLIVPGGKITMHMAILMFGEPGAEILYPDPGFPIYRSMIEFTGATPVPVPIREEAGFAFTADELLSLITPKTRLIIVNSPANPTGGVTPKAEIDRLVAGLARWPDVAIMSDEIYDAQVYDGMAHVSLMSYPEIRDRLILLNGWSKTYAMTGWRMGWSVWPSPLYDAARKLAVNSYSCVNAAAQWAGLAALEGPQDAVHAMAAEFDRRRGAVVAGLNALPGVSCIAPKGAFYAFPNIAKTGWKAKALASALLEDAGVATIGGPDFGVHGEGYIRLSYANSLPNIEKALQRMGDFLTRRNVV
- a CDS encoding dihydrolipoyl dehydrogenase, which codes for MSYDLIIIGTGPGGYVCAIRAAQLGLKVAVVEKRKTHGGACLNVGCIPSKAMLHASERFEEAGHGFEALGIKVGKPTLDLPAMMKHKQETVDANVGGVAFLLKKNKVEAFHGLGTILASGANGLNRVQVTAGDGSAQVLEAKNVVIATGSEPASLPGIAIDEKTVVTSTGALELAGVPKRLLIIGAGVIGLELGSVWGRLGAEITVIEYLDRILPGMDTEVASQFQRILAKQGMSFHLSSKVTKVEAGPSGAKVTVEPAAGGEAQIIEADIVLVAVGRRPNTDGLGLEAVGVAMERGRVVTGDHYETNVAGIYAIGDVIKGPMLAHKAEDEGVALAEILAGKAGHVNYGIIPGVVYTMPEVATIGATEDELKAAGAAYKVGKFPFTANGRARAMRATEGFVKVLADAATDRVLGAHIIGAGAGDLIHEVAVLMEFGGSSEDLARTCHAHPTLSEAVKEAALAVEKRALHI
- a CDS encoding dihydroxy-acid dehydratase family protein gives rise to the protein MTDEPVRIKPSELRSKAWFDNPANIDMTALYIERMMNFGLSQKELQSGRPIIGIAQTGSDVAPCNRHHLQLAPRIRDGIREMGGIPLEFPIHPIQETCKRPTAALDRNLQYLSLVEILHGYPLDAVVLTTGCDKTTPAQIMAAATVDIPAIVLSGGPMLNGWHNGERTGSGTIVWKARQMHAAGELDDAGFVELIASSAPSAGHCNTMGTASTMNSLAEALGLSLPGCAAIPAPYRDRYEMAYLTGRRIVEMVWEDLTPSMVLTRAAFENAIVVNSAIGGSTNAPIHINAIARHIGVELSNDDWEKHGYHVPLLVNLQPAGEYLGEEYYHAGGVPAVVNELIKHGLINETAITVNGRTLHANCKGKETRDKRVIKSVDAPMKESAGFLNMKGNLFDSAIMKTSVITPEFRERYLQNPADPNAFEGAAVVFDGPEDYHKRIDDPALKLDAFSLLFIRGVGPIGYPGSAEVVNMRPPAYLIKQGINSLPCIGDGRQSGTSGSPSILNASPEAASGGGLALVRTGDRVRIDLNTRTANMLVSEEELAERRRALNAAGGYRYPESQTPWQEIQRGIVDELSHGMVLKPAVKYQRIHKTKGIPRDNH
- a CDS encoding hydratase; the encoded protein is MPIAAALADDILLALSRRSQIRPLTDHVEGFDEAAAYRVSRAVTARRMAQGETVVGCKIGFTNRTIWDEYGVHQPIHGAVYDTTLRHVAGMVSDDGLGLLVEPRIEPEIVLGLGAPPEAGMDERALMGCIAWVAHGFEIVQSLYPGWVFRAADCIAAFGLHGRLLVGPQVAVAAADRDAWHERLRSFTIALGRDGAVVDTGEARNVLDGPVSALRHLVVTLAADQDAAPLRSGDLVTTGTVTRAFPVRPGERWRTSLSGLDLPGMDVTFV